The following nucleotide sequence is from Nitrosopumilus adriaticus.
GTGCTGAATTAAAAATAATCTCTTGCCATGTGCATTCTAGAGGAAATCCTGTAAAATCCAAAACGTCTCTTAATGCAAAAAAAGAAGAATTGCAGATCAAATTATCTGAAAAGATCAAAGGTAAAGTTATCATCAATATTGAATTTCAAGGAATTTTAAATGATAGACTCCTTGGATTCTATCGAAGTCAATACCAGCAAAATGGTAAAACAAAATATCTTGCTACCACACAGTTTGAAGCAGCAGATGCCAGACGTGCATTTCCATGTTGGGATAAACCTGAAGCAAAAGCTACATTTGAAATTTCAATAATTGCCGATAACAAATTCTCAGCAATTTCAAACATGCCAATTAAATCCAAGAAAAAAATTGGTAACAAAACAATTTACAATTTTACAAAGACTCCTATTGTGTCAACATATTTGATTTATCTTGGTGTTGGCGAGTTTGAGTATCTGACAGGAAAAGTTGGAAAGATTCAGATCAGGGTAGTGACAACAAAAGGAAATAAATCAAAAGGAAAATTCTCCTTAGAACTTGGAAAAAAACTTTTAACATCATATGAAAAATATTTTGGAATAAAATACCCTCTGCCTAAACTTGATTTAATTGCAGTACCTGACTTTGCAGCAGGTGCAATGGAAAATTGGGGTGCGATAACCTTTAGAGAAACAATTCTGCTTTATGATCCTAAAACATCATCGACTAGAACAAAACAATTCATTGCAGAGGTAATCTCTCATGAAATTGCTCATCAATGGTTTGGAAATTTAGTTACTATGAAATGGTGGAATGATTTGTGGCTCAATGAAAGCTTTGCCACTTTTATGGCTACAAAGTTTGTGGACAAATTTTATCCTGAGTGGGATTTATGGAATCAATTCATTGAGGATGCAATGAATGTGGCAATGAGTCTTGACTCGCTCAAAACAACACATCCAATTGATGTTACAGTAAATTCGCCTGCTGAAATTCGAGAAATCTTTGATGCTATTTCTTATGATAAAGGTGGATGTGTCTTGAGAATGCTTGAGCATTATGTTGGAGAGCCCAATTTCCAAAAGGGCCTAAAAAAATACTTGTCTGATTTCAAATACAAAAATGCTGAAGGGCAAGATTTGTGGAATGCAATTGGAAAGGCATCTGGGATGCCTGTTTCCTCTATGGTTCACACTTGGCTAAAACAACCCGGATTCCCACTAGTTGAAATTAATCAAGATGGAAATGTACTGAAACTAAAGCAAAAAAGATACTTACTTGAATCAGATAAAAAATTCAGTAAGGGACTGTGGTCTATCCCATTATCTTTAGGTATGGATGATGAATTTTCTAAAAAACTATTTACAAAAAAATCAATGTCTATCAAATTACCTAAAAATACAATAGGCTTTGTTGCAAACTATGGGCGAAAAGGATTCTATCGTGTAAAATATGATGAAGGAATTCTTCTTGATTTGAAAATGTTAGTAGATGAAAAAAGAATTCCTGGAATTGATAGATGGGCTATCCAAAATGATTTATTCTCACTTTGTGTTTCTGGGAATGAACAAATTCGAAACTATCTTGACTTTTCTGATGCCTATTTTGATGAAGATAGTTATCTTGCCACAGTTAACGTTGCACATAATCTTGCATCGTTGTACTTTAGAGCATTTAATGAAAAATTTGCCGAAGAGATTAGAAGTTACGCTGTGAATTATTTTAGAAAAATTTTATTTAATTTGGGATGGGAGCCAAAAAAATCCGACAAACACACTGATGCACTTTTACGCTCTTTTGTAATTTCTGCATTGGGAAAAATGAATGATGATGAGGTTACAGACGAAGCCATTAGGCGATATAAAAAATTCTTAAAATCCCCTAGTTCACTCTCACCTGATTTGGTGGAGCCTATCTGCTCAATTGCTGCATGGAATGGAAATTCAAAAACTCATGCAGAATTAATGCGTCTATACAAGAATGCAAAAACAATGGAGGAAAAACTCCGCTTCCTTGGTGCAATGTGTAGTTTCAAAGACAAAAAACTCTTAATCAAATCACTTGACTTTTCTCAAACTCCAAATGTTCGCTCACAAAATATGCAATTGCCTATCATGAAGGTTGCTACAAATCCATATGGTGATAAGGTTTTGTGGCCATGGTTGAAGAAAAATTGGAAAAAATTAAACAAAAAAGTGGGACATGGAAATCCTTTGTTTAACAGAATTGTTGCCAGTATCTCTTCTGTAGCTGACGACTCTATGGAAAAAGAAATTAAAACATTCTTTAAAAAAAATCCTACTCCTGGAACTGAGAGAACCCAAACACAGACACTAGAAAGAATTAGAATTAACTCAAAACTCCTAAGACGAATGAGACAAGAATTCAAAGATGGCTAAAAAACTTGGCCCTCCAATATTTCTTGGAATTTTTACTGTTTTAGCCTTAGTCTTTCTAACTGGTGGGGCGACAGATGACAAAGATGACCTGCGTCAAACTTTTCAGGTGGATGCTGTATACTATGATACTGGACATGTGGAGATTTCTTTCTTTGATAAATCTGAAAAAACCACTACTGTTGTAATGGAGATTCTTGGAATGGATGAGTCCTTTCAAAAAACTTTCTCTGATTCACAATTTATTGAAATTGTGCCATTCCCAACTGAACCCAAATATGGATGGGCAATACATCCTGTAGTTTTAGAAATTGATCATGCTGACTTTGGACATGTACAATTAAAAACCGAGATTCATCTGCTTGGTGATCCTGCACCTCCTGTAATCTATTCTAAACCCTAGATCAGATACAAGATTTTATTGCACCTCTGAAATCTACTTGTGTAATGGATATGCTAGTAGATTTGAAAAAAGGAAAGCGAGGCGCAATTGCCAAAGCTATAACAATTATGGAAAATGATCAAAAAGAATCTAAAAAAATAATAAAGAAAATTTTCAAAGATACTGGAAATTCTATCATAATTGGAATCACTGGCCCCGCAGGTGCTGGAAAAAGTTCACTGATTAACAAAACAGCAGTTGAGATGAAAAAATTAGGCACAAAGCCTGCCGTTCTTGCAATTGATCCTACTAGTCACGTTACTGGCGGTGCCATACTTGGCGATAGAGTTAGAATGACAGAATCCACAGATTCTGGAACATACATTCGGAGCATTGCTTCTCGTGGTGCTACTGGTGCAGTTTCTCGTTCATTACGAAACAGTATTAGAATTTTAGAATATGCAGGGTTTAATCCGATAATAATTGAAAGTGTTGGTGCTGGTCAAACTGAAGTTGAGATTTCTAATATTGCAGACATTACAGTTGTTGTCTTTAATCCCAATACTGGCGATAGTATCCAAACAATCAAAGCTGGCTTAACAGAAATTGGTGATATCTATCTTGTAAACAAAAGTGATCTTGCTGGAACAAATCAACTATTTGATGCAGTAAGAGATTTTATTGGAGATTCTGTTAGAAATCCT
It contains:
- a CDS encoding M1 family metallopeptidase, with amino-acid sequence MDVIPINYELTFEPDLKNFTFSGTEIITADCKKSTSTISMDCAELKIISCHVHSRGNPVKSKTSLNAKKEELQIKLSEKIKGKVIINIEFQGILNDRLLGFYRSQYQQNGKTKYLATTQFEAADARRAFPCWDKPEAKATFEISIIADNKFSAISNMPIKSKKKIGNKTIYNFTKTPIVSTYLIYLGVGEFEYLTGKVGKIQIRVVTTKGNKSKGKFSLELGKKLLTSYEKYFGIKYPLPKLDLIAVPDFAAGAMENWGAITFRETILLYDPKTSSTRTKQFIAEVISHEIAHQWFGNLVTMKWWNDLWLNESFATFMATKFVDKFYPEWDLWNQFIEDAMNVAMSLDSLKTTHPIDVTVNSPAEIREIFDAISYDKGGCVLRMLEHYVGEPNFQKGLKKYLSDFKYKNAEGQDLWNAIGKASGMPVSSMVHTWLKQPGFPLVEINQDGNVLKLKQKRYLLESDKKFSKGLWSIPLSLGMDDEFSKKLFTKKSMSIKLPKNTIGFVANYGRKGFYRVKYDEGILLDLKMLVDEKRIPGIDRWAIQNDLFSLCVSGNEQIRNYLDFSDAYFDEDSYLATVNVAHNLASLYFRAFNEKFAEEIRSYAVNYFRKILFNLGWEPKKSDKHTDALLRSFVISALGKMNDDEVTDEAIRRYKKFLKSPSSLSPDLVEPICSIAAWNGNSKTHAELMRLYKNAKTMEEKLRFLGAMCSFKDKKLLIKSLDFSQTPNVRSQNMQLPIMKVATNPYGDKVLWPWLKKNWKKLNKKVGHGNPLFNRIVASISSVADDSMEKEIKTFFKKNPTPGTERTQTQTLERIRINSKLLRRMRQEFKDG
- the meaB gene encoding methylmalonyl Co-A mutase-associated GTPase MeaB, with protein sequence MDMLVDLKKGKRGAIAKAITIMENDQKESKKIIKKIFKDTGNSIIIGITGPAGAGKSSLINKTAVEMKKLGTKPAVLAIDPTSHVTGGAILGDRVRMTESTDSGTYIRSIASRGATGAVSRSLRNSIRILEYAGFNPIIIESVGAGQTEVEISNIADITVVVFNPNTGDSIQTIKAGLTEIGDIYLVNKSDLAGTNQLFDAVRDFIGDSVRNPTILKTSVKKNSGITLFAKTLKDMMKSKKKVKSEKDQKRLEAELKDIVLNNIKEKMDHMLDSDKSFSKYLKKLQAKTIDPFDAGDKITKSLLK